One window of Elaeis guineensis isolate ETL-2024a chromosome 11, EG11, whole genome shotgun sequence genomic DNA carries:
- the LOC105054390 gene encoding thaumatin-like protein 1 has product MARFLIFMVLHSLLLFFISGGSAATFTLTNNCEYTVWPGSLSGAGTVELETTGFALQTGESRSLNAPAKWSGRFWGRTLCSTNSTTGKFTCGTGDCGSGTVECSGFGAAVPATLAEFTLDGSGGMDFYDVSLVDGYNVPMLVVPQGATSPGGNCTATGCLVDLNGVCPSVLKVVLASANGGSESVACKSACDAFGSPQYCCSGAYGNPSTCKPSSYSQFFKNACPRAYSYAYDDASSTFTCYNANYLITFCPSTASEKSAGDDPKAAAALPLINSTMAFLSGDEVSSGDASLSVPRAALLSVSLAVLAASSLLSRPY; this is encoded by the exons ATGGCCAGATTCTTAATTTTTATGGTCCTtcattctcttcttctcttcttcatttCAG GGGGTTCAGCGGCGACGTTCACGCTGACGAATAACTGTGAGTACACTGTGTGGCCGGGGTCGCTGTCAGGGGCGGGCACGGTGGAGCTGGAGACGACGGGGTTCGCCCTGCAGACAGGGGAGTCGCGGAGCCTGAATGCGCCAGCCAAGTGGTCCGGCCGTTTCTGGGGCCGCACCCTATGCTCCACCAATTCCACAACCGGCAAGTTCACCTGCGGCACCGGCGACTGCGGCTCTGGAACCGTAGAGTGCTCCGGTTTTGGCGCCGCCGTCCCGGCGACGCTGGCCGAGTTCACCCTCGATGGAAGCGGGGGAATGGACTTCTACGACGTCAGTCTCGTCGATGGCTACAATGTGCCGATGCTGGTGGTGCCGCAAGGGGCCACCTCCCCCGGCGGGAACTGCACCGCGACGGGGTGTCTGGTGGACCTGAACGGCGTTTGTCCGTCGGTCCTGAAGGTGGTGCTCGCGAGTGCCAACGGCGGGAGCGAGAGCGTAGCGTGCAAAAGTGCGTGCGACGCATTCGGGTCGCCGCAGTACTGCTGCAGCGGCGCCTACGGGAACCCCAGCACATGCAAGCCCTCGTCGTACTCTCAGTTCTTCAAGAACGCCTGCCCCCGCGCGTACAGCTACGCCTACGACGACGCCTCCTCTACCTTCACCTGCTACAACGCCAATTACCTCATCACCTTCTGCCCCAGCACTGCCAG TGAGAAATCAGCTGGCGATGATCCGAAGGCGGCGGCAGCGCTGCCCTTGATCAACAGCACCATGGCCTTCCTCAGCGGCGATGAAGTCAGCAGCGGCGATGCCTCGCTCTCCGTGCCGCGCGCGGCGCTTCTCTCCGTCTCTCTCGCCGTCCTCGCCGCCTCCTCGCTGCTATCGCGACCCTACTAA